The following proteins are co-located in the Triticum aestivum cultivar Chinese Spring chromosome 1A, IWGSC CS RefSeq v2.1, whole genome shotgun sequence genome:
- the LOC100049042 gene encoding methyl-CpG-binding domain-containing protein 4, protein MASPAPVPASPGSSSQKKRGATESIGLYAVQCCECHKWRTVSTKDEFETIRENFTEDPWFCSKRPECSCEDPPDIEYDSSRIWVIDKPNIPKPPPKTERLVIMRGDLSKMDIYYVLPNGKRARGIGDVQKFLDTNPEYKDRISAESFSFTVPKIVEETVSQSSLWKTKKAKKQDKINASSSKKDKANASSSEN, encoded by the exons ATGGCCTCGCCGGCGCCGGTTCCGGCCTCGCCGGGGTCCTCCTCTCAG AAAAAACGAGGTGCAACGGAATCAATTGGCCTGTATGCTGTCCAGTGTTGTGAATGTCATAAATGGCGTACAGTTTCAACGAAAGATGAATTTGAGACAATTCGTGAGAACTTCACTGAAGACCCATGGTTCTGCAGTAAAAGACCTGAGTGCTCGTGTGAAGACCCTCCAGACATTGAGTACGACAGCAGCCGCATATGGGTCATCGACAAGCCCAACATACCAAAGCCTCCGCCCAAGACCGAGAGACTTGTGATCATGAGAGGTGATCTGTCTAAAATGGACATCTACTATGTCCTGCCAAACGGGAAGCGTGCAAGGGGCATCGGGGACGTGCAGAAGTTCCTTGACACAAACCCAGAGTACAAGGACCGCATATCAGCTGAAAGCTTCAGTTTTACGGTGCCCAAGATTGTTGAGGAGACCGTTTCACAGAGCTCTTTGTGGAAGACTAAAAAGGCTAAAAAGCAGGACAAGATAAATGCTTCAAGCAGCAAGAAGGACAAGGCAAATGCTTCAAGCAGTGAGAACTAG